In Triticum urartu cultivar G1812 chromosome 6, Tu2.1, whole genome shotgun sequence, the following proteins share a genomic window:
- the LOC125516759 gene encoding extensin-like, protein MIFKRKYELLYLGLTQNVLPNSRAATKRIKPTYPPSNPTDPHDPPHHLHHRSGAAPSPPGRKLHHPQPLPLPPPETRLHTQSAPPPSLVADCAASTVSCPGSGRLHRPLPLIAATVARPSRIGPPPPCLAADRAAKSVPCPRSARCRWRQAPTTSNPCYGPPPPSSVLLPRHRNQGTNPPVPIMALETLIRASSPPLHPNMSNHHRCPWKKSIYRRRKIDWRSERSARVVETGVELRTREEVHHGGAVRRLSPRTGPARGPFLYSNVSMHFCVYGYFTPRCFFTFCDFSRICNA, encoded by the exons ATGATTTTCAAAAGAAAATATGAGTTGTTGTATCTAGGACTCACCCAAAAT GTTCTCCCAAACTCCCGAGCTGCTACAAAACGAATAAAGCCCACCTACCCACCATCGAACCCAACCGATCCCCACGACCCACCCCATCATCTCCATCACCGATCTGGCGCCGCCCCCTCACCCCCGGGCAGGAAGCTCCACCACCCCCAACcactgccgctgccgccgcccgaAACGCGCCTCCACACCCAATCGGCGCCGCCACCATCCCTCGTCGCGGATTGCGCCGCCAGCACCGTCTCTTGCCCCGGATCGGGCCGCCTCCATCGCCCCTTGCCCCTCATTGCTGCCACCGTCGCTCGTCCCTCCCGGATCGGGCCGCCTCCACCGTGCCTCGCTGCGGATCGCGCCGCCAAGTCCGTCCCTTGCCCCAGATCAG CCAGATGCCGCTGGCGACAGGCCCCCACAACCTCCAACCCCTGCTACGGCCCACCCCCACCATCCTCTGTGCTTCTTCCCCGACACCGCAACCAGGGCACCAACCCACCGGTTCCTATCATGGCACTGGAGACTCTCATCCGtgcttcttccccgccgctgcaTCCAAACATGTCCAACCACCACCGCTGCCCGTGGAAGAAGAGCATCTACCGCCGCCGCAAGATCGACTGGAGGTCAGAGAGATCTGCCAGAGTGGTGGAGACAGGGGTGGAGCTCAGGACTAGGGAGGAGGTGCATCATGGTGGCGCTGTAAGAAGGTTGTCCCCAAGAACAGGGCCGGCACGGGGACCTTTTTTGTACTCAAATGTGTCGATGCATTTCTGTGTGTATGGATATTTTACTCCCCGTTGTTTCTTTACATTCTGTGATTTCTCTAGAATTTGTAATGCATGA